From the genome of Croceibacterium atlanticum:
GCCTATTCGCTGCGCGGATCGCTGCGCATGGCCTTCTGATTCCAGCAGGGATTCCGTCCGCCAACACCCGCTTTACCCCCGGTCGGCGGGCGGATAGTTCCCGGCGCGCCTCGCAGTGGCGCGCCGGGGGCATCCTGCTGGTGCAGTATCGGCCAGGGTTTATTCGCTGCCGCTCGCTTCGGCGGTGGCCTGCAGATATTCGGCGATTGCGCTGATATCCGCGTCGGTCAGCTCCGCCTTGCGGAACATCGGCATGGCGCCGGAACCTTTGCGGACGAAAAGCTCCAGCACTTCCGGGCCGAGATCGCTACGCAGTTCCAGCGCGGCGGGCAGGGCGCCATCATATTTCCTGGCCAGCGCCATCGTGCCCGGCAACATGGGCATACCGTCATCGCCGGGCCCGGCACCATGGCAGGGCGCGCATTGATGTTCGAAAATGGTCCGGCCCGGCAAATCGGCCTTCACCACTTTCGGACTGCCTTGCTGCGGCACTTCCTGCGCCATGGGCGAACTGCAGGCACCCAGCAGGGCCAGCGCGGGTATGATCGTCCAGCGGGTCATGCGCGGAACCTCCTGGGCCAGATGCCGCCGCGACCGGGCGCGATGATGCCGTCCGGGTCGATCGAATCCTTCAGCTGTTCGTGGAATCGGCGCAGCTGGTGGTTGTTGAAGCTGTATGTGCTGGCCACGTCATCCTGATAGATGGGCGAAGCGCGATAATCGCCCCAGCCATGTTCAGCGGCGACGGCCACGGCTTTCTTCATCGCCGCATGGACCATGGCATTATGGTCCGGATCGTCATGCTTTACCGATGGCGCGAAGACCATCTGGAAGGCGAATGTGTGCCAGTAAAGCGGCGCCGTGGTGGCATTGAAGAATCGCCCGGCCAGCGGGAATTCGCGCAAGCCGTCACACATGACGCGCTGGATTTCAAACACCGCCTCCCCACTGCGCGGCAGGACGGGGAAGAAGCCGACATGGCCATCATCCTGAACGATCCGCCAGATGCCGAGGCTCGGCACGCCCAGCGCGCCGAAACGGCGTATGCCGGTGCGATAAGGCTGAGTGGTATTGAGCAATTGCTGTTCGGTGGCGGGCAGCGGGAAATGGTCCCCGTCCAGCGCCTTCGCGCCCGGAATATCGGCCAATATGCGCGCCTTGGCATATTCCCAATTCGCCGCCGTCGC
Proteins encoded in this window:
- a CDS encoding c-type cytochrome, which produces MTRWTIIPALALLGACSSPMAQEVPQQGSPKVVKADLPGRTIFEHQCAPCHGAGPGDDGMPMLPGTMALARKYDGALPAALELRSDLGPEVLELFVRKGSGAMPMFRKAELTDADISAIAEYLQATAEASGSE